In Calonectris borealis chromosome Z, bCalBor7.hap1.2, whole genome shotgun sequence, a single genomic region encodes these proteins:
- the MEX3C gene encoding RNA-binding E3 ubiquitin-protein ligase MEX3C isoform X2, whose translation MARRRARGGAAPPPPPPRPPSPSAAAAAAAARGRRRGERHGTKGALRSAAPAPRPRPPRSVPAAAWRPRAARPGPARPGPARSASPTMPSGSAAAASPAAEPAEPPRLPPPHPPLLLLQQRLAGLGLRDRGQTAAGGGGAGAARRQARRRRAGLAPPPDPPGEPGPGGAEEEEETAAAAGDEGDLELEEEELLAGEDEEEEEEDPAALLLLSSSSSPSQPLPLLPALGSVLLSPSFDAQEAAAGPLCGADDPQGMMAAMLSHAYGGGLGGGGGGAAGLNGEQAALLRRKSVNTTECVPVPSSEHVAEIVGRQGCKIKALRAKTNTYIKTPVRGEEPIFVVTGRKEDVAMAKREILSAAEHFSMIRASRNKNGPALGGLPCTPNLPGQTTVQVRVPYRVVGLVVGPKGATIKRIQQQTHTYIVTPSRDKEPVFEVTGMPENVDRAREEIEMHIAMRTGNYIELNEENDFHYNGTDVSFEGGTLGSAWLASNPVPPSRTRMISNYRNDSSSSLGSGSTDSYFGSNRLADFSPTSPFSTGNFWFGETLPSVGTEDLAVDSPMYDSLPTPSQTIWTPFEPVNPLSGFGSDPASNAKPQRRGSQPSTPRLSPTFPESLDHPLARRVRSDPPSTGHQAGLPIYIPAFSNGTNSYSSSNGGSTSSSPPESRRKHDCVICFESEVIAALVPCGHNLFCMECANKICEKETPSCPVCQTAVTQAF comes from the exons ATGGCGCGGCGgcgagcgcggggcggggccgcaccgcctcctccccctcctcgccccccctctccctccgccgccgccgctgccgccgccgcccgcggccgccgccgaggGGAGCGCCATGGGACAAAAGGCGCGCTGAGGAGCGCGGCCCCAGCGCCCAGGCCGCGCCCGCCACGCTCGGTGCCCGCCGCGGCATGGCGGCCCCGCGCCGCtaggcccggcccggctcggcccggcccggcccgcagcgccTCCCCCACCATGCCGAGcggcagcgccgccgcggcctcccccgccgccgagcccgccgagccgccgcgcctcccccctccccacccgccgctgctgctgctccagcagcgcCTCGCCGGCCTCGGCCTCCGCGACCGCGGCCAGACCGCCgccggcggcggaggggcgggggcggcccggcggcaagcccggcggcggcgggcgggcttgGCGCCGCCGCCCGACCCCCCCGGAGAGCCGGGGCCTggcggggcggaggaggaggaggagacggcggcggcggcgggggacgagGGAGacctggagctggaggaggaggagctgctggcgggggaggacgaggaggaggaggaggaggacccggccgcgctgctgctgctctcctcgtCCTCCTCGCCCTCCCAGCCGCTCCCGCTGCTGCCGGCGCTGGGCTCCGTCCTGCTCTCGCCCTCCTTCGATGcgcaggaggcggcggcggggccgctctGCGGGGCGGACGATCCTCAGGGCATGATGGCGGCGATGCTGTCCCACGCCTACGGCGGCGGCctgggcggcggtggcgggggggcggcgggcctcAACGGCGAGCAGGCGGCGCTGCTCCGCCGAAAGAGCGTCAACACCACCGAGTGCGTGCCCGTGCCCAGCTCCGAGCATGTGGCCGAGATCGTGGGTCGCCAGG GTTGCAAAATAAAAGCACTAAGGGCCAAGACAAATACTTACATTAAGACCCCCGTTCGTGGAGAAGAACCCATCTTTGTTGTCACTGGACGAAAAGAGGATGTAGCCATGGCCAAAAGGGAAATTCTCTCAGCTGCTGAACACTTCTCCATGATCAGAGCGTCACGCAACAAGAACGGTCCTGCCCTGGGAGGCTTGCCATGTACCCCCAACCTGCCGGGTCAGACGACAGTCCAAGTCAGGGTGCCTTACCGTGTAGTTGGGCTCGTGGTTGGACCGAAAGGAGCTACAATCAAAAGAATTCAGCAGCAGACCCATACCTACATAGTCACTCCCAGCAGAGACAAGGAGCCTGTCTTCGAAGTCACGGGAATGCCCGAAAACGTCGACCGTGCGCGCGAGGAGATCGAGATGCATATAGCCATGCGTACCGGGAACTACATTGAGCTGAACGAAGAGAACGATTTCCATTACAACGGTACGGATGTGAGCTTTGAAGGAGGCACTCTTGGATCTGCGTGGCTTGCTTCTAATCCTGTCCCTCCTAGCCGCACCAGAATGATTTCTAATTATAGAAATGACAGCTCCAGCTCCTTGGGAAGTGGCTCCACAGATTCCTATTTTGGAAGCAATAGATTGGCTGACTTCAGCCCAACGAGTCCATTCAGCACAGGCAACTTCTGGTTTGGAGAAACGCTGCCTTCGGTGGGCACAGAAGACCTTGCGGTCGACTCTCCCATGTATGACTCCTTACCAACGCCTTCCCAAACCATTTGGACCCCTTTTGAACCTGTAAACCCACTCTCTGGCTTTGGTAGCGACCCTGCTAGTAATGCCAAGCCTCAGCGCCGAGGGAGCCAGCCATCTACGCCTCGCCTGTCGCCCACGTTTCCGGAAAGTCTGGATCACCCGCTGGCTAGGAGAGTGAGGAGCGACCCACCTAGCACCGGCCACCAAGCCGGCCTTCCCATATACATCCCCGCTTTCTCCAATGGTACCAACAGCTATTCCTCTTCCAACGGCGGCTCCACGTCCAGCTCGCCCCCCGAGTCGAGACGGAAGCACGACTGCGTGATCTGCTTCGAGAGCGAAGTCATTGCGGCCCTGGTCCCCTGTGGCCACAATCTCTTCTGCATGGAGTGTGCCAACAAAATCTGTGAAAAGGAAACGCCATCGTGTCCCGTTTGCCAGACAGCTGTTACTCAG GCTTTCTAA
- the MEX3C gene encoding RNA-binding E3 ubiquitin-protein ligase MEX3C isoform X1: MARRRARGGAAPPPPPPRPPSPSAAAAAAAARGRRRGERHGTKGALRSAAPAPRPRPPRSVPAAAWRPRAARPGPARPGPARSASPTMPSGSAAAASPAAEPAEPPRLPPPHPPLLLLQQRLAGLGLRDRGQTAAGGGGAGAARRQARRRRAGLAPPPDPPGEPGPGGAEEEEETAAAAGDEGDLELEEEELLAGEDEEEEEEDPAALLLLSSSSSPSQPLPLLPALGSVLLSPSFDAQEAAAGPLCGADDPQGMMAAMLSHAYGGGLGGGGGGAAGLNGEQAALLRRKSVNTTECVPVPSSEHVAEIVGRQGCKIKALRAKTNTYIKTPVRGEEPIFVVTGRKEDVAMAKREILSAAEHFSMIRASRNKNGPALGGLPCTPNLPGQTTVQVRVPYRVVGLVVGPKGATIKRIQQQTHTYIVTPSRDKEPVFEVTGMPENVDRAREEIEMHIAMRTGNYIELNEENDFHYNGTDVSFEGGTLGSAWLASNPVPPSRTRMISNYRNDSSSSLGSGSTDSYFGSNRLADFSPTSPFSTGNFWFGETLPSVGTEDLAVDSPMYDSLPTPSQTIWTPFEPVNPLSGFGSDPASNAKPQRRGSQPSTPRLSPTFPESLDHPLARRVRSDPPSTGHQAGLPIYIPAFSNGTNSYSSSNGGSTSSSPPESRRKHDCVICFESEVIAALVPCGHNLFCMECANKICEKETPSCPVCQTAVTQAIQIHS, translated from the exons ATGGCGCGGCGgcgagcgcggggcggggccgcaccgcctcctccccctcctcgccccccctctccctccgccgccgccgctgccgccgccgcccgcggccgccgccgaggGGAGCGCCATGGGACAAAAGGCGCGCTGAGGAGCGCGGCCCCAGCGCCCAGGCCGCGCCCGCCACGCTCGGTGCCCGCCGCGGCATGGCGGCCCCGCGCCGCtaggcccggcccggctcggcccggcccggcccgcagcgccTCCCCCACCATGCCGAGcggcagcgccgccgcggcctcccccgccgccgagcccgccgagccgccgcgcctcccccctccccacccgccgctgctgctgctccagcagcgcCTCGCCGGCCTCGGCCTCCGCGACCGCGGCCAGACCGCCgccggcggcggaggggcgggggcggcccggcggcaagcccggcggcggcgggcgggcttgGCGCCGCCGCCCGACCCCCCCGGAGAGCCGGGGCCTggcggggcggaggaggaggaggagacggcggcggcggcgggggacgagGGAGacctggagctggaggaggaggagctgctggcgggggaggacgaggaggaggaggaggaggacccggccgcgctgctgctgctctcctcgtCCTCCTCGCCCTCCCAGCCGCTCCCGCTGCTGCCGGCGCTGGGCTCCGTCCTGCTCTCGCCCTCCTTCGATGcgcaggaggcggcggcggggccgctctGCGGGGCGGACGATCCTCAGGGCATGATGGCGGCGATGCTGTCCCACGCCTACGGCGGCGGCctgggcggcggtggcgggggggcggcgggcctcAACGGCGAGCAGGCGGCGCTGCTCCGCCGAAAGAGCGTCAACACCACCGAGTGCGTGCCCGTGCCCAGCTCCGAGCATGTGGCCGAGATCGTGGGTCGCCAGG GTTGCAAAATAAAAGCACTAAGGGCCAAGACAAATACTTACATTAAGACCCCCGTTCGTGGAGAAGAACCCATCTTTGTTGTCACTGGACGAAAAGAGGATGTAGCCATGGCCAAAAGGGAAATTCTCTCAGCTGCTGAACACTTCTCCATGATCAGAGCGTCACGCAACAAGAACGGTCCTGCCCTGGGAGGCTTGCCATGTACCCCCAACCTGCCGGGTCAGACGACAGTCCAAGTCAGGGTGCCTTACCGTGTAGTTGGGCTCGTGGTTGGACCGAAAGGAGCTACAATCAAAAGAATTCAGCAGCAGACCCATACCTACATAGTCACTCCCAGCAGAGACAAGGAGCCTGTCTTCGAAGTCACGGGAATGCCCGAAAACGTCGACCGTGCGCGCGAGGAGATCGAGATGCATATAGCCATGCGTACCGGGAACTACATTGAGCTGAACGAAGAGAACGATTTCCATTACAACGGTACGGATGTGAGCTTTGAAGGAGGCACTCTTGGATCTGCGTGGCTTGCTTCTAATCCTGTCCCTCCTAGCCGCACCAGAATGATTTCTAATTATAGAAATGACAGCTCCAGCTCCTTGGGAAGTGGCTCCACAGATTCCTATTTTGGAAGCAATAGATTGGCTGACTTCAGCCCAACGAGTCCATTCAGCACAGGCAACTTCTGGTTTGGAGAAACGCTGCCTTCGGTGGGCACAGAAGACCTTGCGGTCGACTCTCCCATGTATGACTCCTTACCAACGCCTTCCCAAACCATTTGGACCCCTTTTGAACCTGTAAACCCACTCTCTGGCTTTGGTAGCGACCCTGCTAGTAATGCCAAGCCTCAGCGCCGAGGGAGCCAGCCATCTACGCCTCGCCTGTCGCCCACGTTTCCGGAAAGTCTGGATCACCCGCTGGCTAGGAGAGTGAGGAGCGACCCACCTAGCACCGGCCACCAAGCCGGCCTTCCCATATACATCCCCGCTTTCTCCAATGGTACCAACAGCTATTCCTCTTCCAACGGCGGCTCCACGTCCAGCTCGCCCCCCGAGTCGAGACGGAAGCACGACTGCGTGATCTGCTTCGAGAGCGAAGTCATTGCGGCCCTGGTCCCCTGTGGCCACAATCTCTTCTGCATGGAGTGTGCCAACAAAATCTGTGAAAAGGAAACGCCATCGTGTCCCGTTTGCCAGACAGCTGTTACTCAGGCAATCCAAATTCACtcttaa